The genomic region GGTGCAGTTTCTGCCGACGGCGCTGTTGGTGTTCGTCGCCGGCCACGCCGCCGACCGCTTCGAGCGCAAGCGCGTGGTGCAGGCCTGCCAGATCGCGGAGGCGCTGACCGCATTGTTTCTCGCCGCGAGCACCTTTGCCGGCACCATCTCGGAGATCCAGATCTTCGTCGCGACCTTCGTGCTCGGGATCGCCGGCGCATTCGAGAGTCCGGCGACCGCCGCGCTGTTGCCGCTGATCGCGCCGCAAGGCTCGCTGCAGCGGGCGACCGCGATCTCGAGCGGCGCGGCGCAGGTCGCGACCATCACCGGACCCGCGCTCGGCGGCTTCGCCTATGCCCTGATGCCGAGCGCGCCCTACGGCATCATGATGGTGTTCTGGCTGTTCGGCGCGCTGCTCACCGGCGGCATCGGCCGGCTGCAGCAGGCGCCGGTGAAGAACGGCGGGTCGTCGGACGATCTGTTTGCCGGCGTCACCTTCGTGCGCAGCAATCCGGCGATCCTCGGCACCATCTCGCTCGACCTGTTCGCGGTGCTGTTCGGCGGCGTCACCGCGCTGCTGCCGATCTATGCGCGCGACATCCTGCAAGCCGGTCCGCTCGGCCTCGGAATCCTGCGCGCTGCGCCCGCGGTCGGCGCGCTGTTGATGACGATGGTGCTGGCGCGGCACACCATCAACCGCCGCGTCGGCATGCGCATGTTCCAGGCGGTGATCGTGTTCGGCGTTGCGACGGTGGTGTTCGCGCTGTCGCACTGGATGTGGCTGTCGGCGCTGGCGCTCGCGGTGCTCGGCGCCGCCGATACGATCAGCGTCGTGATCCGCTTCTCGCTGGTGCAGCTTGCCACCCCCGACGAGATGCGCGGCCGCGTCGGCGCGGTGAACTTCCTGTTCATCAACGCCTCGAACCAGCTCGGCCAGTTCGAGAGCGGCGTCACCGCGGCGCTGCTCGGCGCCGTGCCGTCGGCCGTGCTCGGCGGCGTCGCCACGGTCGCGGTCGCGCTGCTCTGGATGAAGCTGTTCCCGACGCTGCGGGACGTCGAGAAGCTGGAGTAGGGGAGTTCTGCATCCGCAGACACAGCCTCATCCTGAGAGGACGTGAGGCCATATCCTCGTCCACGCTGTCATCGCCCGGCCTGTGCGCAATTGCGCACATGGACCGGGCGATCCAGTACGCCGCAGCCTCTCGGCTCAAGCACTGCGGTCTCTGGAATACTGGATCACCCGCATGCGCGGGTGATGACACTGAGCAAGGTGAACGAGCGCCTACGCGATTTCGGAATAATGGAAAAATACCCCTGAGTTGCCCGACATGTCAAGTCGCCGCGTCGAGCGCCGGCAGCCTACTGGCTCCTTTGCATGGGTTGTTTTCGATATTTTGGCGGCGCGCCCCGGCGACGGTCGGCCGGGACAAGCCCGGCCGGCCGTCGTGATAGCCCTGCCGCAAGCAGGGATGAGAAGATCAGCCCCGGCCCACGAACGGCATCTTGGTCGCCATGACCGTCATGAACAGCACGTTGGCGTCGAGCGGCAGGCCGGCCATGTAGGCGACGGCATCGCCGACCGCCTTGGCGTCCATGCGCGGCTCGTGCTTGGTGGTGCCGTCCGGCTGCAGCACGCCGGGGCCGTTGACCATGCGGTCGGTCATCGGGGTCGCGGCGTTGCCGATATCGACCTGGCCGACCGCGATGTCATACATGCGCCCGTCGAGGTTGGAGGACTTGGTGAGGCCGGTGATGGCGTGCTTGGTCGAGGTGTAGGCGGCAGAGAACGGCCGCGGCGCGTGCGCCGAGATCGAGCCGTTGTTGATG from Bradyrhizobium elkanii USDA 76 harbors:
- a CDS encoding MFS transporter produces the protein MSSATPAGARDLFGHRPFLFFLSSRSLSRFSSQIGAVAIGWQIYDLTGSAFDLGMVGLVQFLPTALLVFVAGHAADRFERKRVVQACQIAEALTALFLAASTFAGTISEIQIFVATFVLGIAGAFESPATAALLPLIAPQGSLQRATAISSGAAQVATITGPALGGFAYALMPSAPYGIMMVFWLFGALLTGGIGRLQQAPVKNGGSSDDLFAGVTFVRSNPAILGTISLDLFAVLFGGVTALLPIYARDILQAGPLGLGILRAAPAVGALLMTMVLARHTINRRVGMRMFQAVIVFGVATVVFALSHWMWLSALALAVLGAADTISVVIRFSLVQLATPDEMRGRVGAVNFLFINASNQLGQFESGVTAALLGAVPSAVLGGVATVAVALLWMKLFPTLRDVEKLE